A part of Candidatus Zixiibacteriota bacterium genomic DNA contains:
- the cas3 gene encoding CRISPR-associated helicase Cas3' produces MFKAETVFWAKLNRKDSSYHPLICHMLDTANAAGVLWDVSFANALAANCSAASDENTKTVFAYWAGLHDIGKATPAFQEQSKIHEKCLKNAGFVFPSLCGQKISHGCLTEYIIRKSIQEENCNILKKQKIILKRIAIVLGGHHGKFPRDEDNRSIIAVGDNQWNTARSELINSYNNIIKSEAIYQNTASVFVNNSMLILLAGLTSVSDWIASNTDFFPYEIKSYDSNSLDLNEYFSRSQELAQKAISSLNWERKYSGDVIKGFAELFRDISSPNPLQVKVIEKAINLREKTMVIIEAPMGEGKTEAALYLANCMRTGCGNNGIYVALPTQATSDQMLDRVGNFLKASFPGDSINLHLLHGNSLFNKSYKEIIVRSVDCDGEHEASLKASEWFLPKKRTLLAPYGVGTVDQALISVLQTKHYFVRLFGLTNKVIILDEIHAYDTYTTTLIERLLEWLSSLNCCVILLSATLPKNKKHKLIKSFNPNIEQEQIPDSKYPAITIVKNRSIESITFESASGKEIMLRWIEPADLASRLSESLEDDGHIAVICNTVGKAQAVFQEIENDERFSKFVMRLLHARFPFRRRRELADEVIGRFGKKQQPKGPSILVSTQIIEQSLDIDFDLMITELAPVDLILQRMGRLHRHDKDRPSSLRKPELWIIKPEIDKDGKPDFGGSGCVYDKFILYKTYLTLKSLAAISIPDDLQTLVESVYDEDSGHQELSRNEKDTLSNFYDEYLEDINKLEEIAKNCLIRPPSFNGNILTEYFQDLLEDDPDAHPMRQALTRYGPQSIKAICLHSTDNSKDHPALHEEPDFNMTRKLILDSVPISHPAIVRWLKNQEFPKAWQKQSALRNYKYLIFHYNICDIKDENIRLTLDDKLGLTITKIE; encoded by the coding sequence AGATTCGTCCTATCATCCTTTAATATGCCATATGCTCGATACGGCTAATGCTGCCGGTGTCTTATGGGATGTGTCTTTTGCGAATGCTTTAGCGGCCAATTGCAGTGCGGCAAGCGATGAAAACACTAAGACCGTATTTGCCTATTGGGCTGGCTTGCATGATATCGGCAAGGCTACGCCCGCATTTCAAGAGCAAAGTAAAATCCATGAAAAATGTTTGAAAAATGCCGGCTTTGTTTTTCCCTCTTTATGCGGCCAGAAAATCAGTCATGGATGCTTAACAGAATACATTATAAGAAAATCTATTCAGGAAGAAAATTGTAATATTTTAAAGAAACAAAAAATTATATTAAAACGCATTGCAATAGTTCTTGGCGGTCATCATGGGAAATTTCCGAGGGATGAAGATAACCGGTCGATAATTGCTGTTGGGGACAACCAATGGAATACGGCGCGCAGTGAACTTATAAACAGCTATAATAATATAATCAAGTCGGAGGCAATATATCAAAATACCGCTTCTGTTTTTGTCAACAACTCTATGCTTATTCTGTTGGCCGGTCTGACATCCGTTTCAGATTGGATTGCCTCCAACACTGATTTTTTCCCTTATGAGATAAAGAGCTATGACAGCAATTCGCTTGATTTAAACGAATATTTTTCACGTTCACAGGAGCTGGCCCAAAAAGCAATCAGCAGCTTAAATTGGGAAAGAAAATATTCGGGTGATGTTATCAAGGGATTCGCCGAATTGTTTAGAGATATTTCATCTCCCAATCCTCTTCAGGTCAAGGTCATTGAGAAAGCCATAAATCTTAGAGAAAAGACAATGGTCATTATCGAAGCCCCAATGGGGGAGGGTAAAACCGAAGCCGCCTTATATCTTGCCAACTGTATGAGAACCGGCTGCGGCAATAATGGCATATATGTTGCGCTACCGACTCAAGCCACAAGCGATCAGATGCTTGACAGGGTAGGTAATTTCCTTAAAGCAAGTTTTCCGGGTGATAGTATCAACCTGCATCTTCTTCATGGCAATTCACTGTTCAATAAATCATACAAAGAAATAATTGTCCGGTCTGTAGATTGCGATGGAGAACATGAAGCATCCCTAAAAGCGTCAGAATGGTTTCTTCCCAAAAAAAGAACTCTGCTGGCTCCATACGGCGTTGGTACTGTAGATCAGGCGTTGATATCGGTTTTGCAGACAAAGCACTATTTTGTGCGTCTTTTCGGTTTGACGAATAAGGTTATTATTCTTGATGAGATTCATGCTTATGATACATATACAACAACTCTGATAGAAAGACTATTGGAATGGCTGTCATCATTGAATTGCTGTGTTATTTTGCTTTCTGCCACTCTGCCAAAAAATAAAAAGCATAAATTGATAAAATCATTCAATCCTAATATTGAACAGGAGCAAATACCTGATTCTAAATATCCGGCGATTACCATAGTTAAGAATCGCAGCATAGAATCAATCACTTTTGAATCTGCTTCAGGCAAGGAAATTATGCTAAGATGGATCGAGCCTGCGGATTTGGCAAGCAGATTATCCGAATCGCTTGAGGATGATGGACATATTGCTGTTATCTGCAATACCGTTGGAAAAGCACAAGCCGTATTTCAGGAAATAGAAAATGACGAACGCTTTTCGAAATTTGTCATGCGGCTTCTGCATGCCAGGTTTCCTTTTAGGCGGCGCCGGGAATTAGCGGATGAAGTAATCGGACGTTTCGGAAAAAAACAACAACCGAAAGGTCCATCGATTTTAGTATCGACCCAGATAATCGAACAAAGTCTTGATATTGACTTTGATTTAATGATAACAGAACTGGCTCCGGTCGACCTTATCCTGCAAAGGATGGGGAGACTGCATCGCCATGATAAGGATAGGCCATCATCCTTGAGAAAACCGGAACTCTGGATTATTAAACCTGAAATAGACAAAGACGGAAAGCCCGATTTCGGCGGGTCCGGTTGTGTCTATGATAAATTCATCTTGTATAAAACATATCTGACATTAAAAAGTTTAGCGGCCATTTCTATTCCGGATGATTTACAGACTCTTGTTGAATCGGTTTATGATGAAGACAGTGGACATCAAGAATTAAGCCGAAACGAAAAAGATACATTAAGCAATTTCTATGATGAATATTTAGAAGATATTAATAAACTCGAAGAGATAGCAAAAAATTGCTTAATCCGTCCGCCATCTTTTAACGGCAATATACTCACTGAGTATTTTCAAGATTTATTAGAGGATGACCCGGATGCTCATCCCATGCGCCAGGCTTTAACCCGATATGGCCCGCAGTCAATTAAGGCAATATGTTTGCATTCGACGGATAACAGCAAAGACCATCCCGCGCTTCACGAGGAACCCGACTTTAATATGACCAGGAAGCTAATACTCGATTCGGTTCCTATCTCTCATCCGGCAATTGTCCGGTGGTTGAAGAATCAGGAGTTCCCCAAAGCATGGCAAAAGCAGTCTGCTCTTAGAAATTACAAGTATTTGATATTTCATTACAATATTTGCGATATCAAAGACGAGAACATCAGATTAACGCTTGATGATAAATTAGGGCTAACAATAACCAAAATTGAATAA
- the casA gene encoding type I-E CRISPR-associated protein Cse1/CasA — MKASFNLLTERWIPCITEQGKYEEYSIRDVLHKARQIREVHSQSPLVTISIYRLLLAILHRVLGPPSEEAWGEIYESGEWDLDAIDSYLDQWEDRFDLFSEEYPFYQVRDFPKKKETSISKITLEFASGNSDTLFDHNYSSNDLYLTSSQAACYLLSSQISGLTGNSASIYREFGIIFVGMLIILHGDSFWEILTKNLVPYNGKDRPFEINPEDSPIWENDNNNFTFNKKPPQKYSIGYLEYLTYQHRYIQLFPESSQGDTIVKKVGVAQGLKMPENWLYDQFKIFNFPDKGKPSALKMSKNKALWRDYDALLGNKGGYKLPEVIRKFREMVLENDIEKTNSDDLEVFGISNYQANVFMWRHERLPLPFALLDNKTALGNLSICLSDAENIAKSLNTTIYILNSELGANRKDDHPPIDKNSIEQAYWNYLEPKFFEILDILPADGEKAKEIWLKNTEEAAKKAFEEGVKSLRFTARALKAITLARKKLNIELWKLHKEEDGIE, encoded by the coding sequence ATGAAAGCATCATTTAATCTTCTAACGGAACGATGGATTCCCTGTATTACAGAGCAGGGTAAATATGAAGAATATTCTATCAGGGATGTCCTTCACAAGGCGCGGCAAATCAGGGAAGTACACTCTCAATCGCCTTTGGTAACGATAAGCATATATCGCTTACTGCTGGCGATACTGCATCGGGTTTTAGGGCCGCCATCGGAGGAAGCCTGGGGCGAGATTTACGAATCCGGCGAATGGGATTTGGACGCAATCGACAGCTACCTTGATCAATGGGAAGACCGCTTCGACCTTTTCAGCGAGGAGTATCCGTTTTATCAGGTTAGGGATTTCCCGAAAAAAAAAGAAACATCAATATCCAAAATAACTCTTGAATTTGCTTCTGGCAATAGCGACACTTTATTTGATCATAATTATTCCAGCAACGATTTATATCTTACTTCTTCTCAAGCAGCTTGTTATTTACTATCTTCCCAAATCTCAGGATTGACTGGAAATAGCGCTTCAATTTATCGAGAGTTCGGTATTATCTTTGTAGGTATGCTCATTATTTTACATGGTGATAGCTTCTGGGAAATATTAACAAAAAATTTAGTGCCCTACAATGGAAAAGACCGGCCATTTGAAATTAACCCTGAAGACTCTCCAATCTGGGAAAATGATAACAATAATTTTACTTTTAATAAAAAGCCGCCTCAAAAATATTCAATTGGCTACTTAGAATATCTGACTTATCAGCATCGATATATTCAACTATTCCCTGAAAGCAGCCAAGGTGATACCATTGTAAAAAAAGTAGGTGTAGCTCAGGGATTAAAAATGCCAGAAAATTGGTTATATGACCAATTTAAAATATTCAACTTCCCAGATAAAGGAAAACCGAGCGCATTAAAGATGTCTAAAAATAAAGCATTATGGCGCGATTATGATGCTCTTCTGGGCAATAAGGGAGGTTATAAATTGCCTGAAGTAATTAGAAAATTTCGCGAAATGGTTTTAGAAAATGATATCGAAAAAACCAATTCGGATGATTTAGAGGTTTTTGGCATCTCTAATTATCAAGCTAATGTATTTATGTGGCGCCATGAACGCTTACCCCTGCCTTTCGCCTTGCTCGATAATAAAACTGCGCTTGGCAACTTATCTATTTGTCTAAGCGATGCTGAAAATATTGCCAAGTCCTTAAATACAACTATTTACATACTTAACAGCGAACTGGGCGCTAATCGCAAAGATGACCATCCGCCTATTGATAAGAACTCAATCGAACAGGCTTACTGGAATTACCTCGAACCAAAGTTCTTCGAGATTCTGGATATTTTGCCCGCCGATGGCGAAAAGGCGAAAGAAATATGGTTAAAAAACACTGAAGAGGCGGCGAAAAAGGCTTTCGAGGAGGGAGTAAAATCATTGCGGTTCACTGCCCGCGCCTTGAAAGCTATTACATTAGCTAGAAAAAAACTAAACATTGAATTGTGGAAACTTCACAAAGAGGAGGATGGAATCGAATGA
- the casB gene encoding type I-E CRISPR-associated protein Cse2/CasB codes for MNKSEFVKNCLENRREDRAVMANLRRGLGKKPGTAIEMLPYICPYLGEKKAANDAKFIIASLFAWHPEPTNKGNMGDHFRRIKMAFNDSDSIELRFQALLNAHDDSLPYHLRQAVSLAKAKDIPINYHQLYDDIIRWGHQDKYIQQRWANSFWAYQADTEENQNSNEQGE; via the coding sequence ATGAACAAATCCGAGTTTGTAAAAAACTGCCTTGAAAACCGCCGAGAAGACAGGGCTGTTATGGCTAATCTTCGCCGAGGCCTCGGCAAGAAGCCGGGAACGGCTATCGAGATGCTGCCTTATATCTGCCCCTATCTTGGCGAAAAGAAAGCCGCTAATGATGCCAAGTTTATTATCGCCTCGCTTTTCGCCTGGCATCCGGAACCAACGAACAAAGGAAATATGGGCGATCATTTTAGAAGGATTAAAATGGCTTTCAATGACAGCGACAGCATCGAATTAAGATTTCAGGCATTGCTGAACGCTCATGACGATTCACTGCCTTATCACTTAAGGCAGGCTGTAAGCCTCGCCAAAGCCAAGGATATCCCGATTAATTATCATCAGCTTTATGATGATATCATTCGTTGGGGGCATCAGGATAAATATATCCAGCAAAGATGGGCTAATAGCTTTTGGGCTTATCAAGCTGACACAGAAGAAAATCAAAATAGTAACGAACAAGGAGAATAG
- the cas7e gene encoding type I-E CRISPR-associated protein Cas7/Cse4/CasC, with translation MLVEIHILQNFAPSCLNRDDTNTPKTCDFGGYPRARISSQCTKRAIRTSDEFKNRLGENIAIRTKRLHQNVKAKLAEADITDEAVDDIISNLIAELYSKMDKKHKDTTSVALYLSNKEIDSIVNAIRDNFTELANKKNKDAAKNLASELKTKIRDAYAADIALHGRMMAEKPEFSIDAACQVAQSISTNKINTEMDFFTAVDDLLPKGETGAGMMGIVEYNSSCYYRYANVDLRQLMHNLRNDEDLARRTLEGFLHGAIMAIPTGKQTSMAANNLPSFVFTVVRDNGLRCSLANAFVKPAAPDYKNSLIENSADKLDKFWGNIQKAYGSDGIKTMAVCQIGMDKLDILKAYEVESIKSLIEKTMLAVKFEEQTTEK, from the coding sequence ATGTTAGTAGAAATTCATATTTTACAAAACTTTGCGCCATCATGCCTAAACCGCGACGATACCAACACCCCGAAAACCTGTGATTTCGGCGGCTATCCGCGCGCCCGGATTTCATCGCAATGCACTAAAAGAGCGATAAGAACATCGGATGAATTTAAAAACCGCCTGGGCGAAAATATCGCTATAAGAACTAAGCGTCTTCATCAAAATGTGAAAGCAAAACTTGCCGAAGCAGATATTACGGATGAGGCAGTTGACGACATCATTTCCAATCTTATAGCTGAATTATACAGTAAGATGGATAAAAAACATAAAGATACTACTTCAGTAGCGCTTTATCTCAGCAATAAGGAAATTGATTCAATCGTAAACGCTATTAGGGATAATTTCACGGAGCTTGCAAATAAAAAAAATAAGGATGCCGCTAAAAACCTCGCCTCTGAACTGAAAACTAAAATAAGAGACGCTTATGCCGCTGATATTGCTTTGCATGGCAGAATGATGGCTGAAAAGCCTGAATTTAGTATCGATGCCGCCTGCCAGGTAGCGCAATCAATTTCCACAAATAAAATAAACACGGAAATGGATTTCTTCACCGCCGTTGATGACCTTCTTCCCAAAGGCGAAACCGGCGCCGGCATGATGGGCATTGTCGAATACAACAGCTCATGCTACTACCGCTATGCCAATGTCGATTTACGCCAGTTGATGCACAACCTGCGCAATGATGAAGACCTTGCCCGCAGAACCCTCGAGGGGTTCCTTCACGGCGCTATAATGGCAATACCCACCGGCAAGCAAACCAGCATGGCCGCCAATAATCTTCCCAGCTTTGTATTTACCGTTGTAAGGGATAACGGACTACGCTGTTCGCTGGCTAATGCTTTCGTCAAACCGGCTGCTCCCGATTATAAAAATAGCCTCATAGAAAATTCGGCAGACAAATTAGATAAATTCTGGGGTAATATCCAAAAAGCTTACGGTTCGGACGGCATTAAGACTATGGCAGTTTGCCAGATAGGAATGGATAAGCTGGATATTCTGAAGGCTTATGAGGTCGAAAGCATAAAATCGCTGATTGAAAAAACGATGTTGGCTGTCAAGTTTGAAGAGCAAACCACGGAGAAATAA
- the cas5e gene encoding type I-E CRISPR-associated protein Cas5/CasD → MSVLLLRLAGPMQSWGTQSRFTERDTGREPSKSGIIGLICAALGRDRSADIADLNQLTMGVRIDQEGKIQKDYHTTMNCYQAHGKGLKNNVSNRYYLADACFLTALEGEHKLLSEIHEALLNPHWQIYLGRKSFVPSLPVWIKDGVFENKTIEKIFSEYDCYVFNKKSIVKPEEDKVKLRCVVDAEFGRHDSVRDDKPVSFESREFKPRYAKTYFTEIDSDKVKEVKLCFSPG, encoded by the coding sequence ATGAGCGTCTTATTATTGCGGCTGGCCGGTCCTATGCAGTCATGGGGGACGCAAAGCCGTTTCACCGAAAGAGATACCGGCAGGGAACCATCCAAAAGCGGCATCATTGGCCTTATCTGCGCCGCTTTGGGACGAGACAGATCTGCCGATATTGCCGACCTCAACCAATTAACTATGGGTGTCCGAATCGACCAGGAAGGCAAAATCCAAAAAGACTACCATACAACTATGAATTGCTATCAAGCTCATGGCAAAGGGTTGAAGAACAACGTATCAAACAGATATTATCTTGCCGATGCCTGCTTTTTAACGGCTTTGGAGGGCGAACACAAATTGCTTTCCGAAATACATGAGGCTTTGCTAAATCCGCACTGGCAAATCTATCTCGGCAGAAAGTCATTTGTCCCGTCACTGCCGGTGTGGATTAAAGACGGTGTATTTGAAAATAAAACTATCGAAAAAATATTTAGCGAGTATGATTGCTATGTATTCAACAAAAAATCAATCGTAAAACCCGAAGAAGATAAGGTCAAATTGAGATGCGTTGTCGATGCCGAATTCGGACGGCATGATTCTGTCAGAGATGATAAGCCCGTTTCGTTTGAAAGCAGAGAGTTTAAGCCTCGCTATGCTAAAACCTATTTCACGGAGATTGACAGCGATAAAGTTAAGGAGGTGAAATTATGTTTCTCTCCAGGCTAA
- the cas6e gene encoding type I-E CRISPR-associated protein Cas6/Cse3/CasE: MFLSRLILNSASRQVCRELTDSYQMHRTIMTAFPDHLEGLSERVLFRVDTSHAERKTFLLVQSLTKPDWDNGSPAFSRNGSNSYLLSEPEVKEYNPQFSSGRKYFFRLRANPTFKRKGKRLAWLSEEDQLQWLIRKGAAAGFKPGSVIIVPEGALRSRKHSAQSSDSNHTHNMNFLSVRFEGDLIAVDSDALLSACKSGIGSGKGLGFGLLSLIPR, from the coding sequence ATGTTTCTCTCCAGGCTAATCCTTAATTCGGCATCTCGTCAGGTGTGCCGAGAATTAACAGATTCTTACCAGATGCATCGCACTATCATGACAGCTTTTCCCGACCACCTCGAGGGTTTATCCGAAAGAGTTCTGTTTCGTGTCGATACCAGCCATGCTGAAAGGAAAACCTTCCTCTTGGTGCAATCATTGACCAAACCAGATTGGGATAACGGCTCGCCTGCGTTTTCACGGAATGGATCTAATAGCTATCTGTTATCCGAACCGGAAGTGAAAGAGTATAATCCTCAGTTTAGTAGCGGGCGAAAGTATTTCTTTCGTTTGCGGGCGAATCCAACTTTTAAGAGAAAGGGCAAGCGCTTAGCCTGGCTGAGTGAAGAAGATCAATTACAGTGGCTTATCAGAAAAGGCGCTGCCGCCGGATTTAAACCCGGCTCTGTAATTATCGTTCCCGAAGGAGCTTTAAGAAGCCGCAAGCACAGCGCCCAAAGCTCTGATTCCAATCACACTCACAATATGAATTTCCTTTCGGTGAGATTCGAGGGCGATTTAATTGCAGTCGATTCCGATGCCCTGCTAAGCGCCTGCAAAAGCGGGATTGGCAGCGGCAAAGGATTGGGGTTCGGATTATTGTCTTTAATTCCAAGGTAG
- the cas1e gene encoding type I-E CRISPR-associated endonuclease Cas1 — protein MRSFHELPRFSDRWSFLYFEKCKIDKDASGLFSHDIKGKVPLPINQLSLLMLGPGVSITHAAVKLLAENNCLIAWVGQDAIRMYGHSTGGTYSSKRMIEQARLASFPELRISVAKRMYQLRFDEDIPENVTIEQLRGMEGIRVREAYGDLALRYNVEWKGRNYDQQDWYKSDPLNRALSAANACLYGICQAAIISVGLSPALGFVHTGKMLSFVYDVADFYKTDLSIPIAFKTVSENPEHLEREVREACRFDFHLSRLMERIIPDIMEVFNVGDNLRESPEEFEGKIITLADRTKDWGISGKSLEEGEG, from the coding sequence ATGCGAAGCTTTCACGAACTCCCAAGATTCTCCGATCGATGGTCATTTCTGTACTTCGAGAAATGCAAAATTGACAAAGACGCCAGCGGACTGTTTTCTCATGATATAAAAGGTAAAGTCCCTTTGCCTATAAATCAGCTTAGCTTATTGATGCTGGGACCCGGCGTTTCGATTACTCACGCCGCCGTTAAACTGCTGGCTGAAAATAATTGCCTGATTGCCTGGGTAGGCCAGGACGCCATCAGAATGTATGGACACAGCACAGGCGGAACATACAGTTCTAAAAGAATGATTGAACAAGCTCGTCTGGCGTCATTTCCCGAATTGCGAATATCTGTCGCCAAAAGAATGTATCAGCTTCGTTTTGATGAGGATATTCCCGAGAATGTGACAATAGAGCAGCTAAGAGGAATGGAGGGCATAAGGGTCCGCGAGGCTTACGGAGACCTTGCCCTGCGTTATAATGTTGAATGGAAAGGACGCAATTATGACCAGCAAGACTGGTATAAATCAGACCCTTTAAATCGCGCTCTTTCTGCGGCTAACGCCTGTTTGTACGGGATATGTCAGGCGGCTATTATTTCGGTGGGGCTGTCGCCCGCTCTGGGTTTTGTACATACCGGCAAGATGCTGAGTTTTGTTTATGATGTCGCCGATTTCTATAAAACCGACCTGTCAATTCCTATCGCTTTTAAAACGGTATCCGAAAACCCGGAACACCTCGAACGCGAGGTGCGGGAAGCCTGCCGGTTTGATTTTCACTTGTCAAGATTGATGGAACGAATCATTCCTGATATAATGGAGGTTTTCAATGTTGGTGATAATCTTAGAGAAAGCCCCGAAGAGTTTGAGGGGAAAATTATCACGCTGGCTGATAGAACCAAAGACTGGGGTATTTCTGGGAAATCTCTCGAAGAGGGTGAGGGATGA
- the cas2e gene encoding type I-E CRISPR-associated endoribonuclease Cas2: MLVIILEKAPKSLRGKLSRWLIEPKTGVFLGNLSKRVRDELLKKLKAELLVGAATVIWSYPNPQGYCYETIGNPTRKLEDFEGLALIRIKEDAGRKTK; the protein is encoded by the coding sequence ATGTTGGTGATAATCTTAGAGAAAGCCCCGAAGAGTTTGAGGGGAAAATTATCACGCTGGCTGATAGAACCAAAGACTGGGGTATTTCTGGGAAATCTCTCGAAGAGGGTGAGGGATGAGTTGCTGAAAAAATTAAAAGCCGAGCTTTTAGTTGGAGCCGCAACGGTAATCTGGAGCTATCCGAATCCGCAGGGATATTGCTATGAAACGATTGGCAATCCAACCCGTAAACTCGAGGATTTTGAAGGACTGGCGCTAATTAGAATAAAGGAGGATGCCGGGCGAAAAACCAAATAG